One part of the Terrimicrobium sacchariphilum genome encodes these proteins:
- a CDS encoding type II secretion system F family protein — protein sequence MLKKVVLTNINTARSFPVIVDTDDDQKAILGAGKAPNETAVVTDIVGVDEAVHRGTTKAPGKEEMVTLFGGLARCLERNISTVKSLELISGRLSTPRYRGAVADIAQKVLEGEKLSDCFGMHPDLFTEDIVALIRAGEESGQVHEVFRQVARSNDKTQRVLKKLRAGLVYPAIVLVLAIAVVIVMSFTLVPAISKLYGAMHVTLPVATRMMMAFSQTLIKQPYFVLIPIIGLGALFKYWPKIYRIPRVQLTLTRVPTVGNIIRKSAAMVSFRCLSMLLHANVRISTALEISARSANHVEFEQFFLRVRDHIIEGMSLPEGFLMESHLLGPDGRMIAGVVQMAGETGGVNELLDEIAADYEEELDIIAGQLDKIMEPFMIVFLAVVVGFLIYAIYGPIFNLSQVLLPKKPGAPVPTAEVSR from the coding sequence ATGCTCAAGAAGGTCGTCCTTACCAATATCAACACTGCTCGTTCTTTCCCGGTCATCGTCGATACCGACGATGATCAAAAGGCGATCCTAGGCGCTGGAAAAGCGCCGAACGAGACCGCGGTGGTCACGGATATTGTGGGTGTTGACGAAGCCGTGCATCGCGGCACCACCAAGGCTCCCGGCAAGGAGGAGATGGTGACTCTCTTCGGCGGTCTGGCTCGATGCCTGGAACGGAATATCTCGACCGTCAAGAGTCTGGAGTTGATCTCGGGCCGCCTGTCCACACCCAGGTACCGGGGAGCGGTGGCGGACATCGCTCAGAAAGTGCTTGAGGGAGAGAAGTTGAGTGATTGCTTCGGCATGCATCCCGACCTTTTTACCGAGGACATCGTCGCGTTGATACGGGCCGGTGAGGAGTCGGGCCAGGTTCACGAAGTTTTCCGGCAAGTCGCACGCTCAAATGACAAGACTCAACGTGTTTTGAAGAAACTGAGGGCTGGATTAGTTTATCCGGCCATCGTTCTGGTGCTCGCCATTGCTGTTGTAATTGTCATGAGTTTTACCCTCGTGCCAGCAATTTCAAAGCTCTACGGCGCGATGCATGTGACTCTGCCGGTGGCTACCCGCATGATGATGGCGTTTTCTCAAACGTTGATCAAACAGCCCTACTTTGTATTGATTCCAATCATTGGCTTGGGGGCCTTGTTTAAATATTGGCCGAAGATATATCGAATTCCTCGAGTTCAATTGACTCTCACCAGAGTGCCCACGGTCGGGAACATAATCCGAAAATCGGCCGCGATGGTGAGTTTTCGGTGCTTGTCCATGCTGCTGCATGCCAATGTCCGAATCAGCACTGCGCTTGAAATCTCCGCGAGGAGTGCGAACCATGTGGAGTTCGAACAGTTTTTTTTGCGGGTGAGGGATCATATCATCGAAGGAATGTCCCTGCCTGAAGGATTCCTTATGGAATCACATTTACTCGGCCCCGATGGACGAATGATTGCCGGTGTAGTTCAAATGGCCGGTGAGACAGGCGGAGTGAACGAGTTGCTGGATGAAATCGCGGCAGATTATGAAGAGGAGCTTGATATCATTGCAGGCCAGCTCGACAAGATCATGGAGCCTTTCATGATCGTATTCCTGGCTGTGGTTGTGGGTTTTTTAATTTACGCTATTTACGGTCCAATTTTCAACCTGAGTCAGGTTCTCTTGCCGAAAAAGCCGGGTGCGCCTGTTCCTACAGCTGAAGTCAGTCGCTGA
- a CDS encoding PAS domain S-box protein — protein sequence MKLRPGTVYSRALAIFLLASLLLLGAVAALTQLIILREFSQTESRELKATMQRVALLLGREDAAMEGVLSNWEQIPFFRNIALGSLARNLKEEEVTRSLEDLRADFFAVVGEDGRMRRAFYRNENIRKKLDAQIGGVMSRVAKDGKPGCSSGFVVISNMLCSVSFLKLDGAPNKVVVGRIFDKDAWTFIEQMFSAEIGFGSFGEPTAGVISPENIVDLFNKQDVVINVENSDRITGIRLLRGIDGTPLGYIKVSQGRPLRQEGLHASSVFLIGISLAGSALVVLVWILLDRTILARISDLTRKLELEKRSGRLPVRLEFKGDDELGTLARSIEDLASKLEHSQDQYRAIVEDQAELICRFDENFTLTFGNEVFCRYLLNGRATIADTVLLEVLPDDVAGELRRAFGSLSKDRPMVIQTVEFSFPDGRNSMWLRTTLRRGFDDHGRSRGGQWVASDVTTQVLAQKQALETERRFRRLFETSSDGILLIDVGTMFVTDINTSLCRMLFLAGSDVLGKRLQELPIFAPCMPLIRDASAQPSKEVYGGSKRECRLDRVDGTSLHAEVRCSSYLVGDRNYIQLNFRNISERVEGEHQMRLLSAKLLRLQDEERRRIARELHDSTAQNLSALEMNISLLEPIIQPKNGRATRIIKETREIVQECSKELRNISYLLHPPLIDEVGLAFAVKWFVDGFAKRTGMAVHLEVDPLFPRLAAEIEMPLFRVVQEAMTNVYRHSRADDVWITLHHTENEVSLEIRDNGRGFPDPEVLEAGGMGGGVGLAGMRERLSNLGGSLDVASSSFGVVVTATLGLDSNHVRPTAD from the coding sequence ATGAAGCTCAGGCCGGGCACAGTATATTCCCGAGCGCTCGCTATTTTTTTGTTGGCGTCCCTATTGCTGCTGGGAGCAGTAGCCGCGCTGACACAGTTAATTATCCTCCGGGAATTTAGTCAGACTGAGAGCCGGGAGCTTAAAGCGACAATGCAGCGTGTCGCTCTATTGCTGGGGAGGGAGGACGCTGCAATGGAAGGGGTGCTGAGCAATTGGGAACAAATTCCATTTTTTCGAAATATTGCACTAGGCTCATTAGCAAGGAATTTGAAAGAAGAAGAGGTCACGCGATCATTGGAAGATTTGCGTGCAGATTTCTTCGCGGTGGTAGGCGAGGACGGCAGGATGCGTCGGGCTTTTTACCGTAATGAAAATATCCGGAAAAAGTTGGATGCCCAAATCGGGGGGGTGATGTCCCGTGTAGCGAAGGATGGAAAGCCTGGGTGTTCCTCGGGCTTTGTCGTGATCTCCAATATGCTTTGCAGTGTGAGCTTCCTCAAGTTGGATGGCGCGCCCAATAAAGTTGTCGTTGGGCGAATTTTCGACAAGGACGCTTGGACGTTTATTGAACAGATGTTCTCTGCCGAGATCGGCTTTGGATCGTTTGGTGAACCTACAGCTGGTGTGATTTCTCCTGAAAATATCGTCGATCTTTTCAATAAGCAGGATGTCGTTATCAATGTGGAAAACAGTGACAGAATCACTGGTATCCGTTTGCTGAGAGGTATTGACGGTACGCCTCTTGGCTACATCAAGGTCTCGCAAGGTCGTCCTTTACGGCAGGAGGGGCTGCACGCCAGCAGTGTATTTTTGATCGGGATCTCTCTGGCGGGAAGCGCGCTGGTGGTTCTTGTGTGGATATTGCTGGATCGCACCATCTTGGCGAGAATCAGTGACCTGACTCGAAAGCTGGAACTTGAAAAACGCTCCGGGCGCTTGCCTGTGCGACTCGAGTTTAAGGGCGATGATGAATTGGGCACGCTGGCCAGAAGCATTGAGGATCTCGCCTCCAAGCTGGAACACTCTCAGGATCAGTATCGCGCCATCGTGGAAGATCAGGCGGAGTTGATTTGTCGATTTGACGAGAATTTCACCCTTACTTTCGGCAATGAGGTTTTCTGTCGGTATCTGCTGAACGGCAGGGCGACCATTGCGGATACAGTTCTGCTTGAGGTCTTGCCCGACGATGTGGCTGGTGAACTGAGGCGTGCTTTTGGGAGTCTCTCCAAGGACAGGCCGATGGTGATCCAAACGGTGGAGTTTTCCTTTCCTGATGGAAGGAACTCCATGTGGTTGCGAACTACGCTCAGGCGGGGGTTTGACGATCACGGGCGCTCCCGCGGCGGCCAGTGGGTGGCCTCTGACGTAACCACTCAGGTTCTTGCGCAGAAACAGGCTCTGGAAACGGAGCGGAGGTTTCGACGTCTCTTTGAGACTTCCTCCGACGGCATTCTGTTGATCGACGTCGGAACGATGTTTGTAACCGACATCAATACGAGTCTCTGTCGCATGCTATTCCTGGCGGGTAGTGATGTGCTGGGCAAGAGATTGCAGGAACTTCCGATCTTTGCTCCGTGCATGCCGCTTATCCGTGACGCGTCGGCTCAGCCGTCAAAGGAGGTCTACGGCGGCAGTAAACGGGAATGTCGCCTGGATCGTGTGGACGGGACATCGCTTCATGCTGAGGTGCGATGCTCCAGTTATCTGGTGGGTGATCGCAACTACATCCAGCTGAATTTCCGCAACATCAGTGAACGGGTGGAGGGAGAACACCAGATGCGGCTTCTCTCCGCCAAGCTCCTGCGATTGCAGGATGAGGAGCGACGACGCATTGCTCGGGAGTTGCATGACTCCACGGCTCAGAATCTCTCGGCGCTCGAAATGAATATCAGCCTGCTGGAGCCGATTATTCAGCCGAAAAACGGTCGAGCCACCCGGATCATCAAGGAAACCCGGGAGATCGTGCAGGAGTGCTCAAAGGAATTGAGAAATATCTCCTATTTGCTCCATCCACCGCTCATCGACGAGGTTGGGTTGGCCTTTGCTGTGAAGTGGTTTGTCGATGGATTCGCCAAGCGCACGGGAATGGCCGTGCACCTCGAGGTTGATCCGCTGTTTCCTCGTCTCGCGGCTGAGATTGAGATGCCGCTTTTCCGGGTGGTACAGGAGGCGATGACCAATGTGTACCGGCACTCCCGGGCGGACGATGTCTGGATCACGCTGCACCATACGGAAAATGAGGTCTCGCTGGAAATCCGAGACAATGGAAGGGGCTTCCCCGATCCTGAAGTACTCGAGGCCGGGGGCATGGGCGGCGGGGTCGGCTTGGCGGGAATGAGGGAGAGGTTGTCCAATCTCGGGGGCTCGCTGGATGTGGCCAGTTCATCATTTGGGGTTGTCGTAACCGCTACTCTGGGGCTTGATTCCAACCATGTCCGACCAACTGCCGATTAG
- a CDS encoding response regulator, translated as MSDQLPIRIVIADDHEIVRQGVRNLIESEPDMELCGEATIGRDAVDIVTQTTPDVVVLDISMPGLNGIEATRQILRQSPRTRVLMFTMHDAEQLVLEVFNAGAHGYLLKSDAGRHLITAIRTVASGSRYFSSKLSEVIFESFLHKDLPHTPESTQPKPSSREREIIQLLAEGKSNKEVAAVLGISVKTAETHRAAVMRKLGLHSISELVRYAIRNKIIEA; from the coding sequence ATGTCCGACCAACTGCCGATTAGGATCGTCATCGCAGACGACCATGAAATCGTCCGCCAAGGGGTCCGCAATCTGATCGAGAGCGAACCGGACATGGAGCTATGCGGCGAGGCTACCATCGGTAGGGATGCCGTCGATATCGTTACGCAGACGACTCCCGATGTGGTTGTGCTGGATATCAGCATGCCGGGTTTGAACGGAATCGAGGCGACACGACAGATTTTGAGGCAGTCGCCGAGGACGCGAGTGCTCATGTTTACCATGCACGATGCGGAGCAGTTGGTGCTGGAGGTTTTTAATGCCGGGGCTCACGGCTACCTGCTCAAGTCCGACGCTGGCAGGCACCTCATCACGGCGATCCGTACAGTCGCGTCGGGTTCGCGCTATTTCAGCTCCAAGCTCTCGGAGGTCATCTTTGAGAGCTTTTTGCACAAGGATTTGCCGCACACGCCAGAAAGTACTCAGCCCAAGCCGAGTTCCCGCGAGCGGGAGATCATTCAGCTCCTCGCGGAGGGCAAGAGTAACAAGGAGGTTGCTGCGGTCTTGGGGATCAGCGTCAAAACAGCGGAAACACATCGGGCCGCGGTGATGCGGAAGCTGGGGCTTCACTCGATCAGTGAGCTGGTTCGGTACGCCATCCGCAATAAAATCATCGAAGCGTGA
- a CDS encoding prepilin-type N-terminal cleavage/methylation domain-containing protein yields the protein MKSKHLSSAQGFSLVELLVVVAVIAIIAAIAIPNIANITSSATSAKDQRNAQNIASVASAARAAGITNQWTTTQGVVDSLVAGVSTNGLNFGISPLSAAEVTAADKYLTYGGNGLPSYSTSPKSN from the coding sequence ATGAAATCCAAGCATCTCTCGTCGGCTCAGGGCTTCAGCCTTGTGGAACTTCTCGTGGTTGTTGCAGTGATCGCGATCATTGCAGCTATTGCAATCCCGAATATCGCAAATATCACTTCGTCGGCTACGTCCGCCAAAGACCAGCGAAACGCGCAAAATATTGCGTCCGTGGCTTCCGCGGCCAGAGCGGCTGGAATAACGAACCAGTGGACAACCACTCAGGGTGTAGTTGATAGTCTGGTTGCCGGCGTCAGCACGAACGGACTGAATTTTGGTATTTCGCCCCTTTCGGCCGCTGAGGTTACTGCAGCCGACAAATACCTCACTTATGGTGGCAATGGCCTGCCTTCGTATTCCACCTCGCCAAAGTCCAACTAG
- a CDS encoding type II secretion system protein — MMFPDRHDTRSGNTAFTLIELLVVIAVIGIMAALIVASITNTARDTHAVLARQQAVVVQEALNAWVAAESSGTRSLQVARSNYNAAATGAQKLALIQDYLDSSTRGNLTAVGNYIRSDSMIMQGNALSFSTWPANGYPSVQLSTYSSQ; from the coding sequence ATGATGTTTCCCGATCGACATGATACTCGTAGTGGGAATACGGCATTCACCCTGATCGAACTCCTTGTCGTCATCGCCGTCATTGGAATCATGGCGGCGCTGATTGTGGCCTCGATAACCAACACCGCGCGGGATACCCACGCGGTGTTGGCTCGTCAACAGGCGGTAGTGGTGCAGGAGGCGCTTAATGCCTGGGTCGCGGCAGAGTCCAGCGGAACCAGGAGCCTCCAGGTCGCGCGGTCGAATTATAACGCCGCCGCGACGGGAGCGCAGAAGCTCGCGCTCATTCAGGACTATCTCGATAGCTCGACCCGGGGAAACCTGACTGCTGTCGGCAATTACATCCGCAGTGATTCCATGATCATGCAGGGGAATGCCTTGAGCTTCTCCACCTGGCCAGCCAATGGCTACCCGAGCGTTCAGCTCTCCACCTATTCCTCCCAATGA
- a CDS encoding type II secretion system protein: MNFQIRHRGFSLVEVLAAVAIIGIITFLAIPNLIRIKEDSEKNLAMARAESLNMAMATYVQAAGQSAATANWTGATTDDQRYIQLAPYLAFAPDTLDNYMPLGYTVTFPATLVPLSKATLKGPGNAAIAY; the protein is encoded by the coding sequence ATGAATTTCCAGATCCGTCATCGCGGGTTTTCGCTCGTCGAGGTGCTGGCTGCTGTCGCCATCATCGGGATCATTACATTCCTTGCCATCCCCAATCTGATTCGTATCAAGGAGGACAGCGAAAAGAATCTCGCCATGGCACGAGCCGAGAGCCTGAACATGGCGATGGCAACCTATGTGCAGGCAGCCGGACAGTCTGCTGCGACCGCAAACTGGACCGGTGCAACCACGGATGACCAGCGGTACATCCAGCTCGCGCCGTATCTGGCCTTTGCTCCCGATACCTTGGATAACTACATGCCGCTGGGTTATACCGTTACCTTCCCAGCCACGTTGGTGCCGCTTTCCAAGGCGACGCTAAAAGGCCCGGGCAACGCGGCTATCGCCTATTAG
- a CDS encoding type II secretion system protein, whose translation MMAALHPVAPWGKKGRSGFSLTEVIIVIGAIGVLAAVCIPIIGGVATQSKAAVAEKNMRSLNAAVQSFNQANWELVLAPEEGTDDELAIFLSLQYRDSAVSRQAPGSPYLNPMFDFVRSSDPQDYRAIWNGRMFEMVNPNATGDGINLMRLGEMAGGGASFPNGYRPVGAPW comes from the coding sequence ATGATGGCTGCTCTTCATCCCGTTGCACCTTGGGGGAAGAAGGGGCGATCGGGTTTTTCCCTAACGGAAGTAATAATCGTCATCGGAGCCATCGGCGTCCTGGCTGCAGTTTGCATTCCGATCATTGGCGGAGTGGCGACGCAGTCGAAAGCGGCGGTGGCGGAAAAGAACATGCGCTCGCTCAACGCAGCCGTTCAGAGTTTCAATCAAGCCAACTGGGAGTTGGTGTTAGCCCCCGAGGAGGGAACGGACGATGAGCTTGCAATTTTCCTGTCGTTACAGTATAGAGACAGTGCCGTGTCGCGACAAGCGCCCGGTTCGCCGTATCTCAATCCGATGTTTGATTTTGTCCGCTCGAGCGATCCCCAAGATTATCGGGCCATCTGGAATGGCCGAATGTTCGAGATGGTGAATCCAAATGCAACAGGTGACGGTATCAATCTGATGCGTCTCGGAGAGATGGCGGGCGGCGGAGCCTCGTTCCCCAATGGCTATAGACCCGTAGGAGCACCCTGGTGA
- a CDS encoding GspE/PulE family protein, with product MKENDWRFLQDALRSCGYEVDESVSPGEELHVVLAQRNGVPPEQALEWLASLFQILPLDPNRTACSTQAEALFRRLAVATDDSEPWLPLGTVGPLLICAHYNPACSEFWKIPAELLVPVLIPKAKYDTLRRDVFDRVATSPLENTNRIRFSEPLQPDQGYSEVLGWMLREFPLDDVEVRAKLEQERRSLAEGAHHDYSALKGLPRHYACTVHHLATGEPCFNPEYAPSQTMFSENLLEKHAVYPMYCGSKVVYLLSAEKNNFAFEDEWLSSGNEAIDFRTIYADRDTIMAIIAKERGRVAASGAVEISGDLTYSDVANIVEIDLQEVQRINPSSINVTSEQVVHWVLYRAITGRASDLHIEKYFNTARFRARIDGEMKVIHSCPEEMLARFISLIKNYANMGQRRQDAQDARFSLILGKKRVDCRVSAIPCRKDLQKITIRFLDKDGGLKKLSELKLSPRQTKLLTDAMGRDQGLILITGPTGSGKTTTLYALLNSINSENINIHTVEDPIEYEIEGMNQTQTDPIHNLDFAEGLRRLMRADPDVILIGECRDNETAMAAINAALTGHLVLTTLHANDCLRAVSRLISMGVPAYLLADSLALTQAQRLVRRLCTFCKRPTPITPEIQAIFDANMVPIKPEVTSIYSKNGCPECNESGYSGRLALMELVAVDHALGDLISRNAPQSQMRRLAFRQGMLTLYQEGLVQVLNGNTSLDEISCLSYTSITAENHDDDPPDGKIVGMPVRRAPAVENEVLESKFEA from the coding sequence GTGAAAGAAAACGACTGGAGATTTTTGCAGGACGCGCTTCGTAGCTGTGGCTACGAGGTCGATGAGTCCGTGTCTCCAGGAGAGGAGCTCCACGTCGTACTCGCTCAGCGAAATGGCGTCCCGCCCGAGCAGGCACTCGAGTGGCTGGCCTCTCTTTTCCAGATTTTGCCGCTCGACCCGAACCGCACGGCTTGCTCGACTCAGGCTGAGGCGTTGTTCCGGCGGCTTGCGGTGGCGACCGATGATTCGGAGCCGTGGTTGCCGCTGGGTACTGTCGGCCCTCTTTTGATTTGTGCGCATTACAATCCGGCCTGCTCGGAATTTTGGAAGATTCCCGCCGAGTTGCTCGTGCCGGTGCTGATTCCCAAGGCTAAATACGATACCTTGCGTCGGGATGTGTTTGACCGGGTGGCGACGAGTCCACTGGAAAACACCAATCGCATCCGGTTTTCCGAACCTCTTCAGCCTGATCAGGGATACTCCGAGGTGCTCGGATGGATGCTCCGGGAGTTTCCGCTCGATGATGTCGAGGTCCGGGCAAAGCTTGAGCAGGAACGCCGTTCCCTCGCCGAGGGAGCGCACCATGACTACTCGGCCCTGAAGGGATTGCCCCGGCATTATGCCTGTACGGTGCATCATCTTGCGACAGGTGAGCCGTGCTTCAACCCGGAGTATGCACCTTCCCAGACGATGTTCTCCGAGAACCTTCTCGAGAAGCATGCGGTTTATCCGATGTATTGCGGGAGCAAGGTGGTCTATCTGCTCTCGGCAGAGAAAAACAATTTCGCCTTTGAGGACGAGTGGCTCTCCAGCGGGAATGAGGCGATCGATTTTCGGACGATCTATGCGGATCGCGACACGATCATGGCGATCATCGCCAAGGAGCGCGGTCGGGTGGCGGCATCTGGTGCGGTCGAGATTTCCGGGGATCTCACGTACTCGGACGTCGCAAACATCGTCGAGATCGACTTGCAGGAGGTGCAACGCATCAATCCCTCGAGCATCAATGTGACCTCTGAGCAGGTCGTCCATTGGGTGCTGTACCGCGCGATCACGGGACGCGCGAGCGATCTGCATATCGAGAAGTATTTCAACACAGCCCGATTCCGTGCGCGTATCGATGGCGAGATGAAGGTCATTCACTCCTGTCCCGAGGAGATGCTGGCCCGTTTCATCAGCCTCATCAAAAACTACGCCAACATGGGCCAGCGCCGCCAGGATGCGCAGGACGCCCGGTTCTCGCTCATCCTGGGTAAAAAGCGCGTGGATTGCCGTGTGTCGGCTATTCCCTGCCGCAAGGATCTCCAGAAAATCACGATCCGCTTTCTCGACAAGGATGGGGGCCTGAAGAAGCTCTCCGAGCTCAAGCTCTCGCCACGGCAGACGAAGCTGCTGACTGACGCGATGGGCCGCGACCAGGGGCTCATCCTCATCACCGGCCCGACCGGCAGCGGCAAGACGACTACGCTCTACGCTCTGCTCAACAGCATTAATAGCGAGAATATCAACATCCACACAGTGGAGGACCCGATCGAGTACGAGATCGAAGGCATGAACCAGACGCAGACCGACCCGATCCATAATCTGGATTTCGCGGAAGGCCTGCGACGTCTGATGCGTGCCGATCCCGACGTGATTCTTATCGGTGAGTGTCGTGATAACGAAACGGCGATGGCAGCAATCAATGCCGCTCTCACAGGTCACCTCGTGCTGACCACACTGCACGCCAATGACTGCCTGCGCGCCGTGAGCCGGCTTATTTCCATGGGAGTGCCTGCTTATTTGCTGGCAGATTCACTCGCCCTTACCCAGGCCCAGCGTCTCGTGCGTCGTCTATGCACTTTCTGCAAAAGACCGACTCCGATCACTCCGGAGATCCAGGCGATTTTTGACGCCAACATGGTCCCGATCAAACCCGAGGTGACTTCGATCTATTCGAAGAACGGTTGCCCCGAGTGCAATGAGAGCGGGTACAGCGGACGTCTGGCTTTGATGGAACTCGTGGCTGTCGACCATGCGCTGGGCGATCTGATCTCCCGTAATGCTCCTCAGAGTCAGATGCGCCGTCTTGCCTTCCGGCAGGGGATGCTGACCCTGTATCAGGAGGGGCTCGTGCAGGTCCTCAATGGCAATACCTCCCTCGATGAGATTAGCTGCCTGAGCTACACCTCCATCACCGCTGAGAACCACGACGACGATCCGCCGGATGGCAAGATCGTGGGCATGCCTGTCCGCCGGGCTCCTGCCGTGGAAAACGAGGTGCTCGAGTCGAAGTTCGAAGCCTGA
- a CDS encoding D-2-hydroxyacid dehydrogenase gives MPKIVVLDGYTLNPLPAAESSPDHPSWHALATLGDLTIHERSTPADIPARIADAEIVLTNKAPLSRETISSLPHLKYIGVMATGTNIVDLKAASEHGIVVTNVPGYSTMSVAQHVFALILELCSQVGPLDREVKSGRWQACPDFCFTVAPLHELDGKTLGIVGLGAIGQAVARIGVAFGMKIIATARSPKQVDFPVDWVSTEDLLRRADVVSLHCPLTPETHHLINAKTLAGMKPSALLINTGRGPLVEEQAVAAALEAGQLGGYGGDVLLAEPPVHGSPLISAPRSVLTPHVAWASVEARQRLMDALVGNVKAFLSGIPSNVVNSPVRS, from the coding sequence ATGCCCAAGATCGTCGTCCTCGATGGCTATACACTGAATCCGCTTCCCGCCGCAGAGTCCTCCCCCGACCATCCTTCGTGGCATGCCCTGGCCACCCTCGGTGACCTGACGATCCATGAACGCTCCACTCCCGCAGATATCCCCGCCCGCATCGCCGACGCCGAGATCGTACTCACAAACAAAGCACCACTCTCCCGCGAAACGATCTCCAGCCTGCCGCATCTGAAATACATCGGAGTGATGGCGACGGGCACCAACATCGTCGACCTCAAAGCTGCCAGCGAGCACGGCATCGTCGTTACCAATGTCCCCGGCTACTCGACCATGTCGGTCGCGCAGCATGTCTTTGCGCTCATCCTGGAACTCTGCTCGCAGGTCGGTCCACTGGATCGGGAGGTCAAATCTGGCCGCTGGCAAGCTTGTCCCGATTTTTGTTTCACCGTGGCTCCCCTGCACGAACTCGATGGCAAGACTCTCGGCATCGTGGGTCTCGGAGCCATCGGTCAGGCGGTTGCTCGGATTGGCGTCGCTTTTGGCATGAAAATCATCGCCACCGCCCGGTCACCTAAACAGGTCGATTTTCCCGTGGACTGGGTCTCGACCGAGGACCTGCTCCGCCGGGCGGACGTTGTCAGCCTGCATTGCCCGCTCACTCCCGAGACGCATCATTTGATTAACGCCAAGACCCTGGCTGGAATGAAGCCCTCCGCGCTCCTCATCAACACAGGACGCGGTCCCTTGGTCGAGGAGCAGGCCGTGGCGGCAGCACTCGAGGCGGGACAGCTCGGTGGCTACGGAGGCGACGTCCTGCTCGCGGAACCTCCCGTGCACGGAAGCCCGCTTATCTCTGCCCCGCGTTCCGTCCTTACCCCGCATGTCGCCTGGGCTTCCGTCGAGGCCCGCCAGCGACTGATGGATGCACTTGTCGGCAATGTGAAGGCCTTCCTTTCGGGAATTCCCTCCAACGTGGTCAATTCCCCTGTACGCTCTTGA